A section of the Phaseolus vulgaris cultivar G19833 chromosome 8, P. vulgaris v2.0, whole genome shotgun sequence genome encodes:
- the LOC137826413 gene encoding uncharacterized protein isoform X1 → MPFHFPSSLQMESNQQNYYDDSVEHASNTPPGSPHISDARVGEEYQVKVPSMIEESEWFRLLVNPADSEIMGDNSLSFAIGLPLSVTWMHNEAYLADIDGDKNSGQLGRSKNYVLAPGTLSNSWSEADAKSFLLGLFIFGKNFIKIKRLLGNKGMGEMLSFYYGKFYKSDEYRRWSDCRKTKGRKCIMGQKLFSGQRQQELLSRLIPHVSEESQDSLLQVSQSYVEGRVSLEEYILSIKSTVGLGVLVEAVGIGKEREDLTSLDVELGKTNWVFSAPTSKAWSSLGPSDIIKYLTGGLRLSKAKSNDLFWEAVWPRLLARGWHSEQPQHQSYVCPKDFLVFLIPGVKKFSRRKLVKGDHYFDSVSDVLNKVVAEPSLLELEEETKVGSNNEEPEKILDKDDQDNYRRQCYLKPRVSTTDHIKFVVIDTSLMHKGKFSDIMEYKSAPVKSAGKIEANAAGITTKGAKQMRKVNHSKDLSENVNKKLTKFTVIDTSMLNVGKLLKVRELRCLPVELECASKSTVLSRGSKNCSSGEDTPRVMTCGKKNISNSDSQKGISENDATSKKEANDKPDNNTNRMLESQKNQKICLSNDNQLKSTVKHQFSRRARSDHCDQTVLPIKRRRLTACTKAARSRAIENSSGGLKSENLASSQSSSFPDSNQNVCDSVSLQLNGSSFASPVDRGVEVNNEETILNEICQHRSSNCVKVEKYESHMPGTFNTSQVPLKSKDSEMMGIGMEQRQCLKANDPCLSTDTHGVVEKPQRTSCDVGSVEQQSNTNLRRQSTRNRPLTVKALESLANEFLHVQRKQKRKDILPHIDAFSPCRRARTRGKTNVHRRNSDHGTAVVKEKHLNGDGKMEVVELVEHFQATKLN, encoded by the exons ATGCCATTTcactttccttcttctcttcag ATGGAGTCAAATCAGCAAAACTATTATGATGATTCCGTGGAGCATGCATCTAATACTCCTCCAGGTTCACCTCATATAAGTGACGCAAGAGTTGGTGAAGAATACCAGGTGAAGGTCCCCTCCATGATAGAAGAATCAGAATGGTTTCGACTTCTTGTAAATCCTGCTGATTCAGAAATTATGGGTGATAATTCACTTTCCTTTGCAATTGGTTTGCCCCTCTCAGTTACATGGATGCATAATGAAGCGTATCTTGCAGATATTGATG GAGACAAAAATTCAGGTCAACTGGGTAGAAGTAAAAATTATGTATTGGCTCCTGGCACATTGAGTAACTCCTGGAGTGAAGCTGATGCAAAAAGTTTTCTCCTTGGTTTGTTTATTTTTGGGAAGAATTTTATCAAGATTAAAAGATTATTAGGAAACAAAGGGATGGGGGAAATGCTGTCATTTTACTATGGAAAGTTTTACAAATCTGATGAATATCGTAGATGGTCAGACTGCAGGAAGACAAAAGGAAGAAAATGCATTATGGGACAGAAACTGTTTTCGGGGCAGAGGCAACAGGAACTATTATCTCGATTGATTCCCCATGTATCAGAAGAATCTCAAGATAGTTTGCTGCAG GTTTCTCAGTCATATGTGGAAGGAAGAGTTTCTCTTGAAGAATACATTTTATCTATAAAGTCTACGGTTGGACTTGGTGTTCTTGTGGAGGCAGTTGGTATTGGAAAGGAAAGGGAAGACCTTACAAGCCTTGATGTGGAACTTGGGAAGACCAATTGGGTTTTTTCAGCACCAACTAGTAAAGCTTGGTCTTCTCTTGGGCCAAgtgatataataaaatatttgacagGAGGATTGCGACTGAGCAAAGCCAAAAGTAATGATCTCTTCTGGGAAGCTGTTTGGCCTCGCTTACTGGCAAGAGGTTGGCACTCTGAGCAACCACAACATCAAAGTTACGTCTGCCCCAAAGATTTTCTGGTTTTTCTAATCCCTGGCGTTAAGAAATTTTCAAGGAGAAAACTTGTAAAAGGTGATCATTACTTCGATTCTGTTAGTGATGTCTTGAACAAGGTTGTTGCTGAACCTagtcttcttgagcttgaagaagaaACTAAAGTTGGTAGCAACAATGAAGAGCCAGAAAAGATATTGGATAAGGATGATCAAGATAATTATCGTCGTCAATGTTACCTCAAGCCCCGAGTTTCTACCACTGATCATATAAAATTCGTGGTTATTGATACTAGTTTGATGCACAAAGGGAAGTTTTCTGATATAATGGAATATAAATCTGCACCTGTTAAGTCAGCTGGTAAAATTGAGGCAAATGCTGCTGGTATTACAACTAAAGGGGCCAAACAAATGAGGAAAGTAAACCATAGCAAGGATCTGTCTGAAAACGTTAATAAAAAGTTGACAAAGTTCACAGTTATTGATACCAGTATGCTTAATGTAGGAAAATTATTGAAAGTGAGAGAACTGAGATGTCTTCCAGTTGAATTGGAGTGTGCATCTAAGTCGACTGTTCTCTCAAGAGGAAGTAAGAATTGCTCTTCTGGTGAAGATACTCCACGCGTGATGACATGTGGCAAAAAGAATATTAGTAATTCTGATAGTCAAAAAGGCATATCTGAGAACGATGCTACCAGTAAAAAAGAAGCAAATGATAAGCCAGATAATAATACAAACAGGATGCTAGAAAGCCAGAAAAATCAGAAGATATGTCTGTCTAATGATAATCAACTAAAGAGTACTGTAAAACATCAATTCAGTCGGAGGGCAAGGTCAGATCATTGTGACCAAACAGTTCTTCCCATTAAAAGGAGAAGATTGACTGCTTGTACCAAGGCAGCGAGAAGCCGTGCTATTGAAAATTCCTCAGGAGGCTTGAAATCTGAAAATTTGGCATCCTCTCAGTCATCAAGCTTCCCAGATTCCAACCAAAATGTTTGTGATTCAGTTAGTCTCCAGCTGAATGGAAGTTCATTTGCTTCTCCAGTTGATAGAGGTGTGGAAGTGAATAATGAGGAAACCATTCTCAATGAAATTTGTCAACACAGGAGCAGTAATTGTGTTAAAGTTGAGAAATATGAATCACATATGCCGGGCACCTTCAACACATCCCAGGTTCCGTTGAAGTCCAAAGACAGTGAAATGATGGGGATAGGGATGGAACAGAGGCAGTGCCTAAAGGCAAATGATCCCTGTTTGTCAACTGATACACATGGGGTAGTTGAGAAGCCACAAAGAACCTCTTGTGATGTTGGTTCTGTTGAACAGCAATCTAATACAAATCTTAGGAGACAGAGCACAAGAAATCGACCATTGACAGTTAAAGCATTGGAGTCTCTAGCAAATGAATTCTTGCACGTGCAAAGGAAGCAAAAAAGGAAAGATATCCTGCCACATATAGATGCGTTCAGCCCGTGTCGCAGGGCTCGTACAAGAGGCAAAACAAATGTGCATCGTCGCAATTCTGATCATGGCACTGCAGTTGTGAAGGAAAAGCATTTGAATGGAGATGGGAAAATGGAGGTTGTAGAGTTGGTGGAACATTTCCAAGCtactaaattaaattaa
- the LOC137826413 gene encoding uncharacterized protein isoform X2, with protein sequence MESNQQNYYDDSVEHASNTPPGSPHISDARVGEEYQVKVPSMIEESEWFRLLVNPADSEIMGDNSLSFAIGLPLSVTWMHNEAYLADIDGDKNSGQLGRSKNYVLAPGTLSNSWSEADAKSFLLGLFIFGKNFIKIKRLLGNKGMGEMLSFYYGKFYKSDEYRRWSDCRKTKGRKCIMGQKLFSGQRQQELLSRLIPHVSEESQDSLLQVSQSYVEGRVSLEEYILSIKSTVGLGVLVEAVGIGKEREDLTSLDVELGKTNWVFSAPTSKAWSSLGPSDIIKYLTGGLRLSKAKSNDLFWEAVWPRLLARGWHSEQPQHQSYVCPKDFLVFLIPGVKKFSRRKLVKGDHYFDSVSDVLNKVVAEPSLLELEEETKVGSNNEEPEKILDKDDQDNYRRQCYLKPRVSTTDHIKFVVIDTSLMHKGKFSDIMEYKSAPVKSAGKIEANAAGITTKGAKQMRKVNHSKDLSENVNKKLTKFTVIDTSMLNVGKLLKVRELRCLPVELECASKSTVLSRGSKNCSSGEDTPRVMTCGKKNISNSDSQKGISENDATSKKEANDKPDNNTNRMLESQKNQKICLSNDNQLKSTVKHQFSRRARSDHCDQTVLPIKRRRLTACTKAARSRAIENSSGGLKSENLASSQSSSFPDSNQNVCDSVSLQLNGSSFASPVDRGVEVNNEETILNEICQHRSSNCVKVEKYESHMPGTFNTSQVPLKSKDSEMMGIGMEQRQCLKANDPCLSTDTHGVVEKPQRTSCDVGSVEQQSNTNLRRQSTRNRPLTVKALESLANEFLHVQRKQKRKDILPHIDAFSPCRRARTRGKTNVHRRNSDHGTAVVKEKHLNGDGKMEVVELVEHFQATKLN encoded by the exons ATGGAGTCAAATCAGCAAAACTATTATGATGATTCCGTGGAGCATGCATCTAATACTCCTCCAGGTTCACCTCATATAAGTGACGCAAGAGTTGGTGAAGAATACCAGGTGAAGGTCCCCTCCATGATAGAAGAATCAGAATGGTTTCGACTTCTTGTAAATCCTGCTGATTCAGAAATTATGGGTGATAATTCACTTTCCTTTGCAATTGGTTTGCCCCTCTCAGTTACATGGATGCATAATGAAGCGTATCTTGCAGATATTGATG GAGACAAAAATTCAGGTCAACTGGGTAGAAGTAAAAATTATGTATTGGCTCCTGGCACATTGAGTAACTCCTGGAGTGAAGCTGATGCAAAAAGTTTTCTCCTTGGTTTGTTTATTTTTGGGAAGAATTTTATCAAGATTAAAAGATTATTAGGAAACAAAGGGATGGGGGAAATGCTGTCATTTTACTATGGAAAGTTTTACAAATCTGATGAATATCGTAGATGGTCAGACTGCAGGAAGACAAAAGGAAGAAAATGCATTATGGGACAGAAACTGTTTTCGGGGCAGAGGCAACAGGAACTATTATCTCGATTGATTCCCCATGTATCAGAAGAATCTCAAGATAGTTTGCTGCAG GTTTCTCAGTCATATGTGGAAGGAAGAGTTTCTCTTGAAGAATACATTTTATCTATAAAGTCTACGGTTGGACTTGGTGTTCTTGTGGAGGCAGTTGGTATTGGAAAGGAAAGGGAAGACCTTACAAGCCTTGATGTGGAACTTGGGAAGACCAATTGGGTTTTTTCAGCACCAACTAGTAAAGCTTGGTCTTCTCTTGGGCCAAgtgatataataaaatatttgacagGAGGATTGCGACTGAGCAAAGCCAAAAGTAATGATCTCTTCTGGGAAGCTGTTTGGCCTCGCTTACTGGCAAGAGGTTGGCACTCTGAGCAACCACAACATCAAAGTTACGTCTGCCCCAAAGATTTTCTGGTTTTTCTAATCCCTGGCGTTAAGAAATTTTCAAGGAGAAAACTTGTAAAAGGTGATCATTACTTCGATTCTGTTAGTGATGTCTTGAACAAGGTTGTTGCTGAACCTagtcttcttgagcttgaagaagaaACTAAAGTTGGTAGCAACAATGAAGAGCCAGAAAAGATATTGGATAAGGATGATCAAGATAATTATCGTCGTCAATGTTACCTCAAGCCCCGAGTTTCTACCACTGATCATATAAAATTCGTGGTTATTGATACTAGTTTGATGCACAAAGGGAAGTTTTCTGATATAATGGAATATAAATCTGCACCTGTTAAGTCAGCTGGTAAAATTGAGGCAAATGCTGCTGGTATTACAACTAAAGGGGCCAAACAAATGAGGAAAGTAAACCATAGCAAGGATCTGTCTGAAAACGTTAATAAAAAGTTGACAAAGTTCACAGTTATTGATACCAGTATGCTTAATGTAGGAAAATTATTGAAAGTGAGAGAACTGAGATGTCTTCCAGTTGAATTGGAGTGTGCATCTAAGTCGACTGTTCTCTCAAGAGGAAGTAAGAATTGCTCTTCTGGTGAAGATACTCCACGCGTGATGACATGTGGCAAAAAGAATATTAGTAATTCTGATAGTCAAAAAGGCATATCTGAGAACGATGCTACCAGTAAAAAAGAAGCAAATGATAAGCCAGATAATAATACAAACAGGATGCTAGAAAGCCAGAAAAATCAGAAGATATGTCTGTCTAATGATAATCAACTAAAGAGTACTGTAAAACATCAATTCAGTCGGAGGGCAAGGTCAGATCATTGTGACCAAACAGTTCTTCCCATTAAAAGGAGAAGATTGACTGCTTGTACCAAGGCAGCGAGAAGCCGTGCTATTGAAAATTCCTCAGGAGGCTTGAAATCTGAAAATTTGGCATCCTCTCAGTCATCAAGCTTCCCAGATTCCAACCAAAATGTTTGTGATTCAGTTAGTCTCCAGCTGAATGGAAGTTCATTTGCTTCTCCAGTTGATAGAGGTGTGGAAGTGAATAATGAGGAAACCATTCTCAATGAAATTTGTCAACACAGGAGCAGTAATTGTGTTAAAGTTGAGAAATATGAATCACATATGCCGGGCACCTTCAACACATCCCAGGTTCCGTTGAAGTCCAAAGACAGTGAAATGATGGGGATAGGGATGGAACAGAGGCAGTGCCTAAAGGCAAATGATCCCTGTTTGTCAACTGATACACATGGGGTAGTTGAGAAGCCACAAAGAACCTCTTGTGATGTTGGTTCTGTTGAACAGCAATCTAATACAAATCTTAGGAGACAGAGCACAAGAAATCGACCATTGACAGTTAAAGCATTGGAGTCTCTAGCAAATGAATTCTTGCACGTGCAAAGGAAGCAAAAAAGGAAAGATATCCTGCCACATATAGATGCGTTCAGCCCGTGTCGCAGGGCTCGTACAAGAGGCAAAACAAATGTGCATCGTCGCAATTCTGATCATGGCACTGCAGTTGTGAAGGAAAAGCATTTGAATGGAGATGGGAAAATGGAGGTTGTAGAGTTGGTGGAACATTTCCAAGCtactaaattaaattaa